In one Mycobacteroides chelonae genomic region, the following are encoded:
- a CDS encoding DUF1254 domain-containing protein has protein sequence MKVWCMQWTKLLVVMSTVALAAGLTSCSKESGSQKLSTDEAKSIAMDAYVFGYALVTMEMTRRVMTNVEKVESPRAPMGQLMRMREYPNAAFRDVTAPNADTLYTNAFLDVGKEPWIVSLPDAHDRYYLLPMLDGYTNVFEVPGKRTTGTGPQTYAITGPGWKGELPQGIKEYKSPTSIVWLLGRIYYTGTPEDYAAVHKMQDEISLVPLSSYGKQYTPPAGTVDPSIDMKTPVRDQVNNLSTKAYFDMLAALMKDNPPTEADKPIVEKMAKIGIEAGKPFDIDKFGADTVSALQSVPKEAFGKIMAHFKDAGENINGWVFTTKTGVYGTEYLQRATVAAIGLGANRPEDAVYPTSEVDNTGKPYDGSRQYVLHFDKDQLPPAEGFWSLTMYDAGMFFVDNPLNRYTLSQRNNFATNPDGSVDLYLQHDNPGPGKESNWLPAPEGKFNLMLRLYWPKETPPSIIDGTWKPPAVQQVP, from the coding sequence GTGAAGGTTTGGTGTATGCAGTGGACCAAATTATTGGTCGTGATGAGCACCGTCGCATTGGCGGCGGGACTTACCAGCTGCTCGAAAGAGTCTGGTTCCCAGAAGCTTTCCACCGACGAGGCCAAGTCCATCGCCATGGACGCGTATGTATTTGGCTATGCCCTTGTCACCATGGAGATGACCCGCCGCGTGATGACCAACGTGGAGAAGGTCGAATCTCCCCGCGCCCCAATGGGACAGCTCATGCGGATGCGCGAGTATCCCAACGCGGCCTTTCGCGATGTCACCGCGCCCAATGCCGACACCCTGTACACGAACGCGTTCCTCGACGTTGGCAAGGAACCGTGGATCGTGAGCCTGCCCGATGCCCACGATCGCTATTACCTGCTTCCCATGCTTGACGGGTACACCAATGTCTTCGAGGTGCCCGGCAAACGCACGACAGGGACCGGCCCCCAGACTTATGCCATCACCGGACCTGGCTGGAAAGGCGAACTGCCCCAAGGAATCAAGGAATACAAGTCGCCGACGTCGATCGTGTGGCTACTGGGTCGCATCTACTACACTGGAACCCCGGAGGATTACGCCGCCGTCCACAAAATGCAGGACGAAATCTCGTTGGTGCCGTTGAGTTCGTACGGCAAGCAATACACCCCGCCCGCTGGCACCGTAGATCCGAGCATCGACATGAAAACGCCCGTCCGTGACCAGGTCAACAATCTGAGCACCAAGGCATACTTCGACATGCTGGCCGCCCTGATGAAGGACAATCCGCCCACCGAGGCCGACAAGCCGATCGTGGAGAAGATGGCCAAGATCGGCATCGAGGCCGGAAAGCCCTTCGACATCGACAAATTCGGTGCCGACACCGTCAGCGCCCTGCAATCGGTGCCCAAGGAAGCATTCGGCAAGATCATGGCGCACTTCAAGGACGCAGGCGAGAACATCAACGGGTGGGTGTTCACCACCAAGACCGGCGTATATGGCACCGAGTACCTGCAGCGCGCAACGGTCGCCGCAATCGGGCTGGGCGCAAACCGGCCCGAGGACGCCGTCTACCCCACCTCGGAGGTCGACAACACCGGGAAACCGTATGACGGGTCACGTCAGTACGTGCTGCACTTCGACAAGGATCAGCTACCACCCGCCGAGGGATTCTGGTCACTGACGATGTATGACGCGGGAATGTTCTTCGTCGACAACCCACTGAACCGGTACACACTGAGTCAGCGCAACAACTTCGCGACCAACCCCGACGGATCGGTGGATCTGTATCTGCAACACGACAATCCCGGACCAGGAAAGGAGTCGAACTGGCTCCCCGCACCCGAGGGAAAGTTCAACCTCATGCTCCGCCTGTACTGGCCGAAGGAAACGCCGCCGTCGATCATTGACGGCACCTGGAAACCACCCGCCGTGCAACAAGTCCCGTAA
- a CDS encoding NAD(P)H-dependent flavin oxidoreductase: MITNRVTELLGIERPIVQAPMGWIARSQLASAVCEAGGLGIIETSSGELDAIKGEIRLMRELTDKPFGVNIAQAFVRDPSIAQFVVDQGVTFVTTSAGDPNKYTRILKDNGLTVFHVVPTLAAALKAVDAGVDGLVVEGVEGGGFKDPKGASTMVLLPLVRSQVDVPIIAAGGICDGASMAAAFALGAEGVQMGTRMMSAAESPIHGNWKAAVVAARETDTVLLNRLTKPGLRALRSERTEEMERRDLVSLMETGNPLDLYFGGDMDTFVPLGGQVAGRIGAVESVRDILDTTMDEFTAVIGKLAAQYS; this comes from the coding sequence GTGATCACCAACCGGGTAACCGAACTGCTGGGTATCGAGCGGCCGATCGTGCAGGCTCCGATGGGCTGGATCGCGCGATCCCAGCTGGCCAGCGCGGTCTGCGAAGCCGGCGGGCTCGGCATCATCGAAACAAGCTCGGGCGAGCTCGATGCCATCAAGGGCGAGATTCGCCTCATGCGTGAGCTCACCGACAAACCATTCGGGGTGAACATCGCACAGGCTTTCGTGCGAGACCCCTCCATCGCGCAGTTTGTGGTCGATCAGGGCGTGACGTTCGTGACCACCAGCGCGGGCGACCCCAACAAGTACACCCGGATCCTCAAGGACAATGGCCTTACCGTCTTTCATGTCGTCCCGACGCTCGCGGCCGCCCTCAAGGCTGTCGACGCGGGAGTGGACGGCCTGGTGGTGGAAGGCGTCGAAGGCGGCGGTTTCAAGGATCCCAAGGGTGCGTCGACCATGGTGTTGCTGCCACTGGTGCGCTCGCAGGTGGACGTTCCGATCATCGCCGCCGGCGGTATCTGTGACGGTGCATCGATGGCGGCGGCTTTCGCGCTCGGCGCCGAGGGTGTGCAGATGGGTACCCGGATGATGTCGGCCGCCGAGTCACCCATCCACGGCAACTGGAAGGCGGCGGTGGTCGCTGCGCGCGAGACCGACACCGTGCTACTGAACAGGCTGACCAAGCCAGGTCTGCGCGCCTTGCGCAGCGAGCGCACCGAAGAGATGGAACGACGGGATCTGGTGTCGCTCATGGAGACCGGGAATCCGTTGGACCTCTACTTCGGGGGCGATATGGACACCTTCGTGCCACTCGGCGGGCAGGTGGCCGGGCGCATCGGTGCGGTCGAGTCTGTGCGGGACATTCTCGACACCACCATGGACGAGTTCACCGCGGTGATCGGCAAGCTCGCAGCCCAATACAGCTGA
- a CDS encoding FAS1-like dehydratase domain-containing protein, with protein sequence MAIRQDIVGTHYRYPDYFEVGREKMREFATAIKDECEVNSGVVAPITFLAVAGRRVQHKIFTEMDLPINVARVLHRDQKLKFHRPIKAGDRLYFDSYLDSVLESHGMVTAEVRAEVTDANGDPVATSIVTMIGEAEGHETDAASMAANIASHRKA encoded by the coding sequence ATGGCCATCCGCCAAGACATCGTCGGAACGCACTACCGCTACCCCGATTACTTCGAGGTCGGCCGCGAGAAGATGCGTGAATTCGCCACGGCCATCAAGGACGAGTGCGAGGTGAACTCGGGCGTCGTGGCTCCCATCACCTTCCTGGCGGTCGCGGGCCGGCGGGTGCAGCACAAGATCTTCACCGAGATGGATCTGCCCATCAACGTGGCACGTGTGTTGCACCGCGACCAGAAGCTCAAGTTCCACCGCCCCATCAAGGCAGGCGACCGGCTCTACTTCGACAGCTACCTGGACAGTGTGCTGGAGTCGCACGGCATGGTGACGGCCGAAGTACGGGCCGAGGTGACCGACGCCAACGGTGACCCCGTCGCGACGAGCATCGTGACCATGATCGGCGAGGCCGAGGGCCACGAAACCGACGCGGCTTCCATGGCCGCGAACATCGCCTCACATCGCAAGGCTTAG
- a CDS encoding lysophospholipid acyltransferase family protein, which produces MAGDTKAKVIQLQVNSERHAARARRAEARADAGRRHPSSLANDAPTGDSADTAAVIHDLNEIRAAQGNAPLGDEESLTALAANIAAVAEFIRRRVGGDYSVDDFGFDEHLNESLLLPLLRPLFNRWFRVDVTGVENIPATGGALVVANHAGVLPLDGLMLSVAVHDRCPGNRTLRNLAADMVFDAPFLGQLARKAGHTLACTADAHRLLSAGELTAVFPEGYKGLGKPFKDRYKLQRFGRGGFVAAAIRTGAPIIPCSIVGSEEIYPMIADLKVIARLFGLPYFPVTPLFPAAGPVGLVPLPSKWHIEFGTPIPTDGFDETAADDPMVTFEVTDQVRETIQQTLYRLLAGRRNMFFG; this is translated from the coding sequence ATGGCAGGCGACACAAAGGCGAAAGTCATTCAACTGCAGGTTAATTCAGAACGCCATGCTGCACGCGCTCGCCGGGCCGAGGCGCGGGCCGATGCCGGCCGGCGGCATCCGTCATCGTTGGCCAACGATGCGCCGACTGGAGATTCCGCGGATACCGCCGCAGTCATCCACGACCTCAACGAGATTCGCGCGGCACAGGGCAACGCCCCTCTGGGCGATGAAGAGTCGCTGACTGCCCTCGCGGCCAACATCGCCGCCGTCGCTGAGTTCATTCGCCGCCGAGTCGGCGGCGACTACAGCGTCGACGATTTCGGATTCGACGAGCACCTCAACGAATCGCTGCTACTTCCTTTGCTCAGGCCACTGTTCAACCGATGGTTCAGGGTGGACGTGACCGGGGTCGAGAACATTCCCGCGACCGGTGGGGCCTTGGTTGTGGCTAACCATGCGGGTGTGCTGCCGCTCGACGGGCTGATGCTCTCGGTGGCCGTGCATGACCGGTGCCCCGGCAACCGCACCCTGCGCAACCTTGCCGCCGACATGGTGTTCGATGCACCGTTCCTGGGACAGTTGGCGCGAAAGGCGGGTCATACGCTGGCGTGCACTGCCGACGCGCACCGGCTACTGTCCGCGGGCGAGCTGACCGCCGTGTTCCCCGAGGGATACAAGGGACTGGGTAAGCCGTTCAAGGATCGCTACAAGCTGCAGAGATTCGGCCGTGGAGGATTCGTCGCGGCTGCCATTCGTACCGGAGCGCCGATCATCCCGTGCTCGATCGTCGGGTCCGAGGAGATCTACCCGATGATCGCCGACCTGAAGGTGATCGCCCGATTGTTCGGTCTGCCCTACTTCCCGGTGACGCCGCTGTTCCCGGCGGCAGGCCCCGTCGGGTTGGTGCCGCTGCCGTCCAAGTGGCATATCGAGTTCGGTACACCGATCCCCACGGACGGGTTTGACGAGACGGCGGCCGACGATCCGATGGTGACATTCGAGGTCACCGACCAGGTCCGCGAGACCATCCAGCAGACGCTGTACCGGCTGCTCGCGGGTCGTCGCAACATGTTCTTCGGCTAG
- a CDS encoding AraC family transcriptional regulator: MSVIRGSALTNYHQLVAELGGDGSELLARARVSPADAGSYERFISLRNGARALEETAAALNAPDFGRRLARRQGIEILGPVGLAARTAATVADAFAILEKFMGAYCPAIGARVTAHRDPSLCRFEFEYLLTPAPPQAQAVELSLGVTLRVLHHFLGGSYRPVSVHLPHQALTAAAGYQRYFGCSPFFCEPVGGFTLRATDMQKSLPKDHLAHQTAVDYLTGTQANRKPDSSQLARVLIRQLLPTGAIGLGDIALHLGVHPKALQRRLGAEGTTFAELVDQTRREAAERLLSDTDLSLGHLSRQLGYAEQSVFTRSCKRWFGTTPSTYRQDRRGR, translated from the coding sequence ATGTCGGTGATCCGTGGTTCGGCGCTCACCAACTATCACCAGCTGGTGGCCGAACTCGGCGGGGACGGCAGTGAACTGCTTGCCAGAGCGCGGGTTTCACCGGCAGACGCCGGATCGTACGAGCGGTTCATCTCCCTGCGCAACGGCGCTCGCGCACTGGAGGAAACCGCGGCGGCCCTTAACGCGCCGGACTTCGGTCGTCGACTGGCCCGGCGGCAGGGCATCGAGATCCTGGGGCCGGTGGGTTTGGCGGCGCGCACAGCGGCCACAGTTGCCGATGCCTTCGCGATTCTCGAAAAGTTCATGGGCGCATACTGTCCGGCGATAGGCGCTCGGGTCACAGCGCATCGGGATCCGTCGCTGTGCCGGTTCGAGTTCGAGTATCTCTTGACCCCCGCCCCTCCGCAGGCGCAGGCAGTCGAACTGTCGCTGGGTGTCACACTGCGGGTGCTGCATCACTTCCTGGGTGGGAGCTACCGGCCTGTTTCCGTTCATCTACCGCACCAGGCACTCACCGCGGCCGCGGGGTATCAGCGCTATTTCGGCTGTTCACCGTTCTTCTGTGAGCCTGTCGGCGGTTTCACCCTGCGGGCCACCGACATGCAGAAGTCGTTGCCCAAGGATCATCTCGCCCACCAGACTGCTGTCGACTACTTGACGGGCACTCAGGCCAACCGCAAACCAGATTCCAGTCAGCTGGCCCGTGTCCTTATTCGGCAGCTGCTCCCGACCGGAGCGATTGGTTTGGGGGACATCGCCTTACACCTCGGAGTGCACCCGAAGGCGCTGCAACGTCGACTCGGAGCCGAGGGCACGACCTTCGCCGAGCTCGTCGACCAAACCCGTCGGGAAGCCGCCGAGCGACTGCTGTCCGATACCGATCTGAGTCTCGGTCATCTGAGCAGGCAGCTCGGCTACGCCGAGCAGAGCGTGTTCACCCGAAGCTGCAAGCGCTGGTTCGGGACGACCCCGAGCACCTATCGGCAGGACCGTCGAGGCCGCTAA
- a CDS encoding HAD family hydrolase, whose protein sequence is MTSPQINGDPPTEGPAEDQLLAEAFAEDVARAASFAEADAAAATEQPTGPPPADLTAAAFFDVDNTLVHGSSLVHFGRGLAQRDYFQYSDMLQFVWAQAKFRLTGRENSDDVAAGRQKALSFIEGRSVDELVTLSEEIYDETLADKIWPGTRALTQMHLDAGQQVWLVTATPKELAETIARRLGLTGALGTVAESVDGVFTGRLVGDILHGPGKARAVRNLAIRNGLNLKRCTAYSDSINDVPMLSLVGTAVAINPDAELRDVARRRGWEVRDFRTARKAARIGVPSAVLLGAAGGALAAALARREK, encoded by the coding sequence ATGACCAGCCCCCAGATCAACGGCGACCCCCCTACCGAAGGCCCCGCGGAGGACCAGCTGCTGGCCGAGGCGTTCGCCGAAGACGTCGCGCGCGCCGCCTCCTTCGCCGAGGCAGACGCCGCGGCGGCCACCGAACAGCCCACGGGTCCGCCGCCCGCCGATCTGACCGCCGCCGCGTTCTTCGACGTCGACAACACCCTGGTGCACGGCTCCTCGCTGGTGCACTTCGGCCGTGGCCTGGCGCAGCGCGACTATTTCCAGTACTCGGACATGCTTCAGTTCGTCTGGGCGCAGGCGAAGTTCCGGCTGACCGGCCGGGAGAACTCCGACGATGTCGCGGCGGGCCGGCAGAAGGCGCTCTCTTTCATCGAGGGCCGCAGTGTCGACGAACTCGTCACACTCAGCGAGGAGATCTACGACGAGACGCTCGCCGACAAGATCTGGCCCGGCACCAGAGCACTGACCCAGATGCACCTCGACGCCGGCCAACAGGTGTGGCTCGTCACGGCCACTCCCAAGGAGCTGGCCGAGACCATCGCCCGGCGGCTGGGCCTCACCGGGGCGCTGGGCACCGTCGCAGAATCGGTGGACGGGGTGTTCACCGGCCGGCTGGTCGGCGACATCCTGCATGGGCCGGGCAAGGCGCGGGCCGTGCGCAACCTGGCCATCCGCAACGGGTTGAATCTCAAGCGCTGCACCGCCTACAGCGACAGCATCAACGATGTGCCGATGCTCTCCTTGGTGGGAACCGCGGTGGCCATCAATCCCGATGCGGAGCTGCGGGACGTGGCACGGCGCCGGGGGTGGGAGGTCCGCGACTTCCGTACTGCGCGCAAGGCGGCCCGAATCGGCGTGCCCTCGGCGGTGCTGCTCGGCGCCGCGGGTGGAGCCCTCGCGGCCGCACTGGCCCGTCGCGAGAAGTAA
- a CDS encoding glutaredoxin family protein: MTSLTLLTRVGCSACERAQRELAALADEFGVPLTVTDVDEAAITDSSLRAEFGDRLPVVLLDGQEHSYWEVDEPRLRTDLKRDR, encoded by the coding sequence ATGACGTCACTAACGCTGCTGACACGCGTGGGGTGCTCTGCCTGCGAACGTGCGCAGCGTGAATTGGCGGCCCTGGCCGACGAGTTCGGGGTCCCACTCACCGTCACCGATGTGGATGAGGCCGCGATCACAGATTCGTCTTTGCGAGCGGAGTTCGGTGATCGGCTTCCGGTGGTGCTGCTGGACGGTCAGGAGCACAGCTATTGGGAAGTAGACGAGCCTCGGCTCCGGACGGACCTGAAACGTGACCGATAA
- a CDS encoding heme-binding protein, with the protein MKLVATSLFTALSAAALFTAAAANAEPERPPNCTAADLAGVSAGVAASTSSYLFTHPEVNDFFTSLAGKPHSEMQSAVKAYFSTNPEAENDLRSIRQPVVDFRERCQLPQERQP; encoded by the coding sequence ATGAAACTCGTTGCCACAAGCCTATTTACAGCCCTGAGTGCCGCAGCACTCTTCACCGCGGCGGCCGCGAATGCCGAACCCGAGCGTCCGCCGAACTGTACGGCGGCCGACCTCGCTGGAGTCTCGGCGGGCGTCGCCGCCTCCACCTCGAGTTATCTGTTCACCCACCCGGAGGTCAACGACTTCTTCACGAGCCTTGCGGGCAAGCCGCACAGCGAGATGCAAAGCGCGGTGAAGGCCTACTTCAGCACCAACCCCGAAGCCGAGAACGATCTGCGCTCCATCCGCCAGCCCGTCGTCGACTTCCGCGAGCGCTGCCAGCTGCCGCAGGAGCGGCAGCCGTGA
- a CDS encoding DUF4352 domain-containing protein: MTQPSLEGQGGIAHFSPGGDFPAAPMLFGGVIATFIVVATLLGLDDGRNISIPRSMPVSEVASVTPEAADLGHQGRSGQLAIAVTDVTAYLVAGDPGLPENAQGGHVLVGVRVINDGTDRQRFEPAIQQLVAGDQTVGADQNASQPVLGADIDPGDSIVASIAFDIPEGAEPSAIILRDSPAAPGTQLSLADMGNSGLAQ; encoded by the coding sequence GTGACTCAACCTTCGCTGGAGGGTCAGGGTGGTATTGCCCACTTCTCCCCGGGTGGCGATTTTCCTGCAGCGCCGATGCTGTTCGGCGGCGTTATTGCGACCTTCATTGTGGTTGCCACACTATTGGGTCTCGACGACGGTAGAAACATCAGCATCCCTCGATCGATGCCAGTCAGTGAAGTTGCTTCGGTGACGCCCGAAGCGGCCGACCTCGGGCATCAGGGGCGTTCCGGCCAGTTAGCCATCGCGGTGACCGACGTCACGGCGTATCTGGTCGCGGGCGATCCTGGGCTGCCCGAGAATGCGCAGGGCGGCCACGTTCTGGTCGGAGTGCGCGTGATCAACGACGGCACCGATCGCCAGCGGTTCGAGCCGGCTATTCAGCAACTTGTCGCCGGTGATCAAACCGTGGGTGCGGACCAGAACGCCTCTCAGCCTGTGCTCGGTGCGGACATCGATCCCGGCGACAGCATCGTGGCGTCCATCGCGTTCGACATTCCCGAGGGCGCCGAGCCGTCGGCGATCATCCTCCGTGACTCGCCGGCGGCCCCGGGCACTCAGCTGAGTTTGGCCGATATGGGCAACAGCGGCCTGGCGCAGTGA